The genomic interval accatacacaggaagtcttccacaagatggagaacttctgcagactgggaccgaggtagagaatatgcagagtcactcttccaagcttaacCGCCCAGTGCCTCAGtaatctggagctgaagacaacagtagcagagtaaaggccctcgactccgtttccggcctggcaagtgccgacagctcttccatcttatcccatgatggaatggttggtctgaagcgttgcttcttctcccggcacttttgtccagctccgaattcctagcggtattgaggtgttgctccttctgctgcgtattgtaacagcgtgtcccatgtgtatgcatgggtgaatggttccaaaaaagtgtagcagaaagcagaaagaagccaggctaacagaacaaataaagttgtaaaaacattaaagtaaaaagtataaagtacaaagtaaagtaaaaaggaatgtattaagaaatattaaaatgtaattataaaaagatagaagggctgtaaaacacgaaaaacaaataagagtggacagagctactgctactggcttccgcgtgacggcgccatcttggggaaaaaaagggattgaGGGATATAGTTTTAGTACTTCTTAATGCACAAGAAGCTAACATCCAACAAAGTCCCAAGTGATATAAAAAAGTCTATGATGGGATTGCTGAAACTTTGCATTGCAAAAACGTTTACTATTGCTGATTGGTCATTTTCCGGTCTAAATAAAACGGCATTCCTAAATGTTTGCAGGACTTGCTCAAACTAGTAGCTTGTTCATCTTCCgaaggggtggcgaacaagttagacacaaagagcaaacattttaaactgtataACTCAAAAAGACACACCACGCAGTGACCtcccaaaacagacagacacaaaaacacaattaaaaaatgtttattcattcattttctgaacgtcTTTATCTTTACtatggtcacaggggtgctggagcctatcccagctgacttcgggccagaggtgggggacaccctgaatcggtgatcAGCCGATCGCacggcatgaggagacaaacaaccattcacgcacacactcatacctagtggcaatttagagtgtgcaatcagcctgccaagcatgtttttggaatgtgggaggaaaccggagtaccaggagaaaatccacgcaggtccgaggagaacatggaaactccacaccgacctggatttgaacccgggaccccagagctgtgagaccgacactcaaaccactcaagccgccttcaaaccatattattcaccataacattttcttctcctttcttttaatttgtttttaatgtgccctgatgaatttgagtgtcttttaagagagaataaaaataagagaaacatgaaacaaggcagagccactgtatatgtatacgaTTGTATATTTTTGGGTCTCAGTTATTCTGTCTTTCTTTCAGTCCTCCCCCCATTGCCAAACTGTGAACTTGGTCACGTGCAACCAAAGTTCTTGGAACCAACCCCCAAACATGGTTATGTGCTTCATGCCGCAGTTGGTGACGAATTCATTCTTCAGGCCAAAGCACAGGCCCATCATTCTATGTTGGTCTGCTCTTTtattattacagtaataccttgacatacgagtgtcccaacaggTATTTGTTAccttgtgagtaggtggtgtattagaacaaataaaaaatgtttttccattgtaatatcctgggtttggtgttttttcagagggttggaacggattaatttgtatttagttattttctgtgggaaaaaaatgacgagtaaattgacatatgagcttggtcccggaacatattaagctcgtatcttaaggtattactgtatttgaaattGCTAATATTTCCATCattatatgaatataacgaTATCATATATGATATACAGCCCATGATACCTACAGAaactatatacagtaatccctcgaatatcgcggcttcaacttttgtggcttcactacatcgcagatttttgggggggattttttaaaaaaagaaatttatttttataagttcataaaaatgtgaaaatccacgctgaaactcgcaagcggaagccactcccctgccatccacttgctactaggacacagcactgaagttaaaaaaaaaaaaaaaaaattaaaagttcataaaaatgggaaaatccacgctgaaactcgcaagtgagagccactcccctgtcatctgtttgctactaggactcagaacttttttaaaaaaataggggtaactctacttcgcagtttttcattcatggcggccatgtctggtctacattaactgcgataatcgagggattactgtagtaagTGATCAAACAGAGAAAAGTTCCCAAtattttgacttcatgtttttttctgtggaaGCATTTATGACTTTCAGGTCAGTGGCCCCCACGAGATGAAAAAAGAGTTCAATGATCACGAACATGGAAAAGCTGAACTGACCTTAACCTGGACACCACAATATAGTGATGCGTACAGAGTAGCACCAGTCTGCTTCACTGCAGAGACAAATGAATCGTGAGAGTTTAATGGTCTggaatatacagttgtggtcaaaggttaacatacacttgtgaagaacctAATGTcctggctctcttgagtttccagttatttctacaactctgatttttctctgatacagatacttctttgtcacaaaaaacattcatgaagtttggttctgttatgactttattatgggttaacagaaaaagtgataaaatctgctgggtcaaaaatttacatacagcaacacgaattagcaattttggtgacttagaaagttgtgtcagtgaaatgaccttcatagcatggcctcttaacttcttgtgagtgattgtgagtgactacagctggtgacttctctgaggccatttaaatagggctcattggatgcaaacgcccacaaacgctacaatgggaaagtcaaaggagctcagcatggatctgaaaaagcaaatccttgacttgaacaagtcaggaaagtcacttggagccatttcaaagcagctgcaggtcccaagagcaacagtgcgaactattgtttgtaagtataaagtgcatggcactgttttttcactgccacgatcaggaagaaaacgcaagctatcacctgttgttgagagaaaattggtcaggagggtgaagattcaaccgagaatcaccaaaaagctctgccaagaattagaagctgctggaacacaggtgtcagtgtccacagtcaagcgtgttttgcatctccatggactgagaggctgccgtgtaagaaggaagcccttgctccaaaagcggcaccttaaggctcgactgacgTTTGCTgttgatcacatggacaaagataataCCTTCTGGAGGAaggttctgtggtcagacgaaacaaaaatcgagttgtttggccacaatgcacagcaatatgtttggaggagaaaaggtgaggcctttaaccccaccatgtctaccgtcaagcacggtgatggtaatattatgctgtggggctgtttcgcCGCCAATTGAattggtgctttacagagagtaaatgggataatgaagaaggaggattacggtatatttttgacccagcagatttgatcacttttttctgttcacccataataaagtcataaaagaaccaaacttcagggatgatttttgtgacaaagaagtatctgttccaatcactctatcagagaaaaatctgagctgtagaaataactggaaactcaagagagccatgacattatgttcttcacaagtgtatgtaaactcttgaccacaactgtaaattTAATGCTTATTGTTGCTGATGTCTCTGAAACTAGTCGAATATTTCTGCTTTGTATTTCAGCCAATCAGAGATGAGGTGTGTTGTTGTCGTAGTGAGCAAACCACCATCCTTTCATGGtttgttaatttatttatttaaaaataaattctagAAAAGATTGTAATTCAAACATTTAGGCTTAAAGGAGTAAGTAGCAATCTTTGTCTGTTGACTTTGGATGCAAGGCAGCGTACAACTTGGAATGATTAGTATGACTTTGTTAATTGCAAGGAGCATTGTTACAATCCACTATTCAAACTTTTATTCAATCGTGCAAGCAATTTAGTATAttcctttgtttttaatttgggaGAAAGCTGAAATCCCcagagaaaaaaatcgcaaactccacacaatctCAGCCAGAGCTAAGAACCTGACCAAGGCCAGAATGCCTTgcctaattcattcattcaatagAGTGTAGGAAATGGGGGTTCAGTTATTGTGTGGCTACCAGGTTGTACTGCAGTCTACATTTTGGCTCAAATTAGCTAAACACGATCATGAGCAAGAAGATGAGTGTTattaaaaatggatggatttaaATGTTGCTATAATACGGTATGCTTGATTGATGCTTGAGGTATGCTTGATATTCCCAAGGTAGGCCAAACAACAATTAATTTAATATGAAATTAGTGTCTAAATTTCAACATCACTCTCTGGAAAGAGCACAATTTCTGGCCCATTGTAATTTAAATTGTAATGAAAGTAAAACACCAATTCAATGTCATGTTGTCATAATACAgtcgtacttctacttacaaaattaattcgttccagaacttttgttgcaacttgaaaatttcataagtagaggtgtactttatatgtaaattctctaattcgttccagggtcctcacacaactaccaactaaaccctttaaaattggtcagtgtcccaattttgtatgaaagatgtgaggaaacaaaaaagagagaaaattataaggaaatgatttattaatgtcttaaaataaataaagtatatgaaaatgtgccctgcaccgctgaaaaagttccctccgtggccgttattatgggagacgtaatgccggtgtttgtccgccagatggcggtaATAGCCCATTCTAGCCGAAcgccatccactttgtagtacattttagacttttacgtgtgtggaaaatatgtgccgcgttgcatttatacagtttttaatcacgtaataaggggaattgcaatcattaatcaggggagcatttagtcgaGGAGGACAGGAATGAGAgataatcttgaaacatggatagtagtTGTTGTGATACAGCCAATTGATttgaatgaatgcttttattgtcattatatgagatagaatgagagcgatgaaatgaaagCACAGTAGacggtagcgatgttctaaagtgagaatcaatgcatccaatattttcaaaataaaattatagatagggaaatgcatttcttttttggggatttcgtaacttgggtcTTTTTCGTAtgttgagtcactcatttgcatataaaaaaaattgtaacgtGAAAATTTCCtacctagagacattcgtaagtagaggtatgaatgTACTTACCTTCTTAATAATACATAGTCCTTTAAGCCTAAATCCTAATCACATTTTATGTTTCcttgtttagtttagttttatttttgaactaaaaaattaACTGAAAAACCAACTGTCCAATTTTCTCAATACATTTGAAGTGTAATTGATTGAAAACGTTACCATTTAATTGAGACATCTGCAAAGGATGAAGAGCATAGTGTTGGAAATGCAAATTACTGTAAGGTCCCTTtgagggggtgattttccccaCATTGAAGGTTTCAGCCTGAGGCCAAAGATACAAATATCTCCTTAATTGCCAAATGTAGCACAATACTCCAACAGCAACTCAGTATCCCTTAAATAGACAGATATACTGTATTGACCTGGTCTTGCCTTTATTATCACATTGAAATATATGGTGTTGCAGAGTACCTGTACATTTTCAGATGATATTTTGCCCATTTCCTGGTATTTTAATATGATGACAGGTAAAACGGCTGTAACATGCAGTGCCAACAAGATGATGATTACCATTGAAAGATCTACATTGTCCGATGTGGATGTAAACCAACTCTCGCTGAATGACCCATCATGCTTGGTCACCTATAATACTACTCACATAATGGCCTCTGTGTTGTTCAACAACTGTGGCACTACAGTTGAGGTACAAACATGTAGTCAATTTCCAAGTTCTCACTAATATCCTGTAGCAATTCATATAAATTATAACGCCTATGAAAGTTTCACACTTCCTTTTctcttcacaataggataaagaaaagcatatttttttcaagaatcaGATCCAAACTTCACATGATCCGTCGAAAATTGTCTTCCGAAGTAAGATGTTGAAGGTTGGGTTCTCTTGCCAGTTCCCCAAAACAGCTACTCTCTCTTCAAATTATAATGTTGAGGAGTCTGACTACATTTTTAGTGATTCAAAATTTGACACCTTCAGCTATTCATTTGATGTTTACTCTGATGGCAACTTCTCAAGTAAGGTGCATCCCAGTGCTTTTCCAGTGCAAGTGGAGTTTcttcaaaacatttatttgggAATCAGGGCTGAATCAGATCTAGCAAATGTGAGTTTGTTCCTGGACTCATGTAAAGCCACCCCTGATGAGAACGCTGACAATGCTGACTTCTATGACCTTATCAAAGAGGGGTGAGTATGAATACAAAATGCTATTTCTAACACAAAAGTGACCATCTATTTAAACCACTGAAAACCCTCCAAAAATGCATTCTATTATACATGCTTGCAGCGGTTAGTGTTTAAGCCCCACTGTGGATACACGCCACATAATTTTGATTAGTTTCCCTTTATAGCATATTCTTTACatttattcataatttatttcattaattatTGATATAGTTGATACTTTGATATGCAAtttactgttccaatatacaaaaacaagatccaagatccaagttacaaaatcccccaaaacaaagtagtattattttatttcattttgaaattgtcgcagtAGCATTGCGTCCTGTTTGAGTTTGTCGAGTGTGGTTAAATGTTAAAGCAACTTtgctctttatttaaaatttctgGTGCGAATGAAAGCGGGCCCTAACCCACCTACCATCACTACGATATTCCAACCGATCCATCACAGACCttttaaccaattacatttctGCTGGAACAaggactgcaatcaactgattgtatatttaagataccagattggtggcaAGATTTCCTCTTATGCGTTGGAACGAAAACTTGCCCTCCCTGcaaccctttgtggaatagtttggacacccttggtttagttttttttttttgggaggacgatggaacgaattaaaaaaaatatctaaacaaaaaatactgctctatttacaAACAAGTCCTGGAACCAATTAAATGTGTAAGTAGAGATAGCACTGTAATCTGGCCCACTTTCTTCAATTTCTTTGGGTTTAGAGTTCAAAGATTAGCAGAACCTTAATGTGAACACAACTATAGGCCATCGTGGTAAAGCAGAAGATATTCAGGAAGTAATTATGAGTATACCCTAGTGTGCCCAACTTGATTCATTAACAGTATtagtatacatgttttttttctcacagaTGTGTAAAGGATCCGTCTTTAAGAGCTGAAATGGTTGATGCCTTGTTATACCACTTGGAGTTTCAAGCTTTCAAATTTGAAGACAGTGACCAGGTGACTGAACAGAattttgtcatttaattttAACTTTATTTGTCAAAAGAGTGACTGATTCAATCACTGAGTTAAGGGAACTGATCCTCTGGTTCAGACAATAAGGTTTAGTGTTCTAGCCACCAAGAATTTATATAAAACTGTGGTCAGATgtggaacaaaaacattttttgtcatgatTTCCTCGGCTATGGAGCAAAGTGGGACCCAAGGCACAGGAAGCATACAAGAAACAgtgagtgctggtgcacaaatgtaaggtttaatggaaaaaacaactaccaaataaacaaaaaactggTAAAActtaacaaagaaacaaactcaTCGGGGAAGGACGAAGATGAGGGAGACGCACAACGACGAAAAGCTTACAACCAAACACAGAAAATAGTCGCACGCcgacgcacacatacacagggtttaaatacacagactgGGGTTGACTACAATAACAAAAACTTaagtcacacaagggaaggagagccagaaaagacagcaggtgaaactcataTACAATCACACTAACAGGACACAAGGAAATACACTCAACCACCAAAAATGCCAGTACCCTTCCCTCAAGTGACAGATAGCAGATgtcccaaagaaaaatagtcgTCACCAAGAAAAGGGAGCAAGGGGCccggaggaggaaaaaaaaaactttaatcagGCGGCTTGGTAGCCAGTCAGGCGGTTGTCCCGGCCAGCCTGTGAGGAAGCCGCCGTCTGGCCGGTCCGGCGATCGTTCGGGAAGTCTCACGAGGAAGCGACCGGGTGCCGGCAGTCTCGGCAGGGACAACGGGTCTGCGGCCtctgactgtactgtctaacttataattatgccttttcttgctactgtcacaatgaaatttccctaatacgggatgaataaagttatccaatccaatcgtcGCAGATTGACTTACCCTGAATGGTTTTAAGAGGGACAACGGCGATGCCGCAGGTTTCATCTTTCTGAACGGTCTCCTAAACGGTCTCTGGAAGGACGATGGCGATCTCGCAGGTTGCCTCGACCGGGAAGCACAATGCCCCCCCCCTTCAGAGTCACCGCTGTTGGAGTCCCCCCTTCAGAGTCGCCGCCGTTGGAGTCCCCACCTTCAGTGTCGCCGGCGTCAGGGTCACCGACGAGCAGCAGGACGGGCACAGAGAAGTAGGGCGCAGGAACGGAAGCTTGAGAGGGACTAGCAGGAGCAGGATCCGCCAGTAGAGAGTGGCCAACAGGATCTGGCACTTGAGAGCGACCAGCAGGATCCGGCACTTGAGAGCAGCAAGCAGGATTCGGCTCTTGAGAGCAGCCAGCTGGATCCGGCACTTGAGAGTGGCTGCTAGGATCCGGCACTTGAGACCAGGCAGCAGGATACAGCGCTTGATAGCGGCTGCCAGGATCCGGCAGAGGAGAACGGGGCGCCGGCTCGGGAGCCCGGCCATTGACACTCACCTTGCACATCTTCCCGCATCATGTTGCACACTGCTGCCTCCtggattgacctggatttgaacccaggaccacagagctgtaaggccgatgCGCTTACCACTCGCGGCACCGGGCTGCCGTCAACCGAGtcccattcaaaaataaaatggttaTTTGTGGAGCTGGGAGGAGGCTGGAATGAATGTTCCGTGGAAGATTAACAAGAGGAAAACATAAGCGGGA from Stigmatopora argus isolate UIUO_Sarg chromosome 2, RoL_Sarg_1.0, whole genome shotgun sequence carries:
- the LOC144068451 gene encoding uncharacterized protein LOC144068451 isoform X2 — protein: METDHDITGYGRWCQSEEHTMANILWNVSHISLSNTGCCWPPNINNKTDWTSHAYLDLGTRSDTESLNNCPVTTSVSSLRLPQNCFSEIHLLAHDPDGDQVKCHFSIGATVYNISLDETTCTLKKTGHLSSGVYVLEIIIMDFPTQRISLSNAHGTSTYWETSHNNVLPLCQIKLQFLLEILPPLPNCELGHVQPKFLEPTPKHGYVLHAAVGDEFILQAKAQAHHSIIYDFQVSGPHEMKKEFNDHEHGKAELTLTWTPQYSDAYRVAPVCFTAETNESQSEMRCVVVVVSKPPSFHGKTAVTCSANKMMITIERSTLSDVDVNQLSLNDPSCLVTYNTTHIMASVLFNNCGTTVEDKEKHIFFKNQIQTSHDPSKIVFRSKMLKVGFSCQFPKTATLSSNYNVEESDYIFSDSKFDTFSYSFDVYSDGNFSSKVHPSAFPVQVEFLQNIYLGIRAESDLANVSLFLDSCKATPDENADNADFYDLIKEGCVKDPSLRAEMVDALLYHLEFQAFKFEDSDQVYVTCSVFMCDVNDPFSRCAMGCLDKRFRRRRQAASKQFSIQSLTQGPFQFVTEDFSRAALQHNNGLRNIADVQMIKTATRKKTEMDCNDALKKNETFIPVFSEILLNGRLEMKKILSTSFSTAVLGSVCSLSVVVLVIVITYQWWTVRACKAFSAGLKNI
- the LOC144068000 gene encoding uncharacterized protein LOC144068000; this encodes MCKCRILAATLKCRIQLAALKSRILLAALKCRILLVALKCQILLATLYWRILLLLVPLKLPFLRPTSLCPSCCSSVTLTPATLKVGTPTAATLKGGLQQR